In Pseudomonas sp. LRP2-20, the genomic window ATGAAGAACTGCTGGGTGAGTTCTCGGTCAACGTGCTCAGGCTGGTGCTGGACCTCGTCACCTTCGTCCTGCCACAGCGGGCACTGCTCGCACTGGCGTTCGGCCGCATGGCGATCTCGATCTGGGATGGCTTCGAGGCGTTCGATCAGGACGACCATGCCGGTGCCCTGCACCATGCCGTGGCCGCCCTCGGCCATGCCTCCGCCGGCCTCAACGAAATGGCGGGTTCCAGCCTCATGCGCCGCGCAATGCGCGGGCTGCCGAAGCCACCACCGGTACCGCTGCCGCAGCGCTACCAAGTGGTACCCGACGTCGGCAGGCTACGCTACCGGATTGACTCGGTACATGGCGAAGCAGTCTATGAACAGTTGTCGGTCAACCCGGGCCTGAGCCAGTACTTCGTGCGCGACAATCAGGGCCATTATTTCAATGTGAGCTTTGACGGCAGCCGCTGGCGCGCCACCGATCCGGACCAGCCTTATGCGTATCTGAAGCTGCCGATCACGCGCAGCCAGAACGGCAGCTGGATCGTCGATTCAGCTGTGCATTGGCATGAGGGGTTGCCCGATATTGCGCAGCTGCTTGGCCAATGCCGGCTGGAGCCGCGCCTGGATGGCGTTGCCGATGAGCACGAAAACCATCTGTTCAGCCATGGCAGCACGTTGTACCTGCAGCTGCTGAGCCACCAGTTGCCGGTACGCCGCCACTTGCTGCCTGGGCACTACCACCTGGTCTTGCCCGCCGGGCTCAGCGGCACGGTACCCGCCTGGGCAGTGCTGCGCCGCGCACACGACGCATGGCAGATCCGCGTGCGCCAGCCCGGTCGCGGCAGCGACTGGCTGGCGCTGCCAGAGGATTACTCGCCGAGCCGCGGCAACAGCCTGTCCAAGCGCTGATGCAGGGCGCTGCCACTCGGCCAGTTGCGCAGCAACCGCGCCCGGTCACGCGCGTAGGCCGGCGCGAAGCTGAGCTGGGTGGCGTGCTGGCACATGGCATCGAGGTCGATCAGCGACCACTGGCCGTTGTGCCAGAACAGGTTGTGCCCCTTGAAGTCGCCATGGCTGATGCGCTCGCGAATCAATTGCTGCATCACGTGGACCAGGGCATCGACCTGTTCTTCCGGTGCGTCGCCGTTCTCCACGTAGGGCGCGAAGCAGGCGGTCAGGTCCGGGCCATCGACAAACTCGGTGACCAGGTAGGCACGGCTGCGCAAGCCCATCACTCGCTGTTCCAGCACCGCCAACGGGCGTGGCGTGGCGATGTCGAGAAACTCCAGGCGCAGCCCTTCGATCCAGGAGTGCCAGGCCCGGCTCGGGCGCCAGAAGCGCTTGAACCAGTGCGCAGTGTTCTTGATGTTGTAGCGCTTGAGCACGAGTTGGCGACCGTTCACCTCGATGCGCGCCACGCTGGCCGCGCCACCGGTCTTGTACAGGTGGCCCTTGTCGATCAGCGTATCGGCTTGCTCCAGGACCGGCAGCATGGCGCCCACCTCACTGCGGCGAATCGCGCGCAGGCCTGACAGGCTGCGCTCGACGCTGAACAGGCTGCACTCGCGACCGGCCTTTTCCAGGTAGTCCTTCTGCCGCCAGCTGCGCACCTTGTCCACCTGCTTCTGCAGCGCTTCCATCGGCAGCGCATGCTCGGCGTTGGCCAGCAGGTAGTGCACCAGCAGCTCTTCGATGAACGGCTCCAGGCGCTTGGGCAACTGGGCGAAGAACACCCCGAGGTTTTCCAGCACACGTGGCCGCGACAACTGCTGGCCGGGCGTCTCGGCCTTGATGCCGGCACCGTCGATCAGGTACAGCTTGCCGCCATGGCGCAGCAGGTTGTCCAGGTGCAGGTCTTCCTGCCACAGGCCATGCGCATGCATCTGTGCCACGGCGGTGAGTGCTTCACCCAGTACCAGGTGCTGCTCGTCAGCCAGCACCGGCAGGCTTTCTACCGAAGCCCAGGCATCGGCCAGGCTTTCGGCGCCATCGAGGAATTCGAACAGCAGCCAGCCGCCCTCGCCTTCCTTGAGGCCGTCGGCGAGCAGTTGTGGCGTGGTCAGGCCTTCTTTGGCCAGCAGCTTCACGCCATCCAGTTCGCGCTGGAAATGCCGTGCCGCGCTGGCGCCGACGAGCAGCTTGGCCAGCACCGGGGTGCCGCGCCAGATGCCGGCGCCGACATAACGCTGGCCGGGCAGCACCCGCAACAGGCTGAGCAGTTGCAGGTCAGCCGTGCCGGCGGCGTCGGCCAAGGTAATGCTCAATGGCAGAGACGGGCTGCGCCCGGCGTCTTTGAGTTCGGACAAACGCATCAGCGGGCCTCTTTTTCACGACGGCGTTGCGTCAGGCGTTGCAGCCAGGTATCGACCAGGGCGCTGTTGGCAGGCTGCTGCAGGTAGGCGGCCAGCAGCTGGCGCACCTGCGCCTCGCTCCAGGCACGGGCACGGCGCAGCAGCGGCTCCAGATCGCGCAGGCGGTCACGCATGCCAAACAGCAGCGGCCGGGTCTTTTCCAGGTCGATCAGCTGCGCTTCCCAGCCTTCGCGGCGTTGGCGCAGGAAGATGTGTTTGGGATAGAAGCAGCCGTGCACCTGGCCGGCAGCGTGCAGGGTGCGCGCCAGCTGGCCGCACGCCTTGAGGATGCCCGCCCGGGCGTCATCGGCGAGCTGCGGCCACTGGGCCAGCAGACCCTCCAGGTCGCTCCATTCGTCCAGCGCACGGGTCATCAGGATCGCCCGGTGCTGGCCGTTCTGCTTGCGCTCGCCGTAGAACACGGCCTGCAAGGCCGGGATGCGCAGCTTCTGGTAGCGGCTGATATTGCGAAATTCGCGGGCGAAGGTCGGTTCGCCAAACGGCCGGTGCAAGGTGCGGGTCAGGTAATCGCTCTGGCGCTTGAGGTAATAGCCCTTGCCTTCAAGTTCCAGGCGGTAAACGCTACTCCAGCCGCCGCGGCCAGTGTTGGGTTCGTCCACGGCGTCGAGCTGCAGCGCCCACAGCGCCTCGAAGTCGTTCAGGCCATGGCGTTTGAGCAGCGCGACGTCCGCGCTGGCCAGGTAATCGGTCATTCCCTTCCCTCGAAGAAGCTCAGCACCTGACGAATGCGCCGTTTGTCGCGCACATTCAGGCGCTGACGCCCACGGTACTGCAGGTAGAAGCGCAGGCGCTGGGTCGCCGACAGGTGATATTTGGCCACCTTGTCCAGGCATGCCAGGTCTTTGATCATGCGGTGGCGCCACATGAAGCCGCGCCAGAAGTCGCCGGTCGGGCAGTCGATGAAGAATAGCGTGCCCATGTCATCGACCAGCAGGTTGCGCCACTTCAGGTCGTTGTGAGCGAAACGGTGTTCATGCATCACCCGGGTGTGGCGCGCCAGCTGGCGGCTCAGCTTGTCGACCCAGGCGCGGTCGGCCAGGCGCGGGTCATTGCGCTCGGCCAAGGCCGAGAGGTCTTCGGTGCGTGGCAGTTCGCGGGTGATCATCGCGCCTCGGCCAAAGGCCAGGCCTTTGCGCTCAAGGCCCCAGGCCACCACTTCGGCAGTGGGAATTTCCCACTTGGCGAACTGCTTGAGGTTCTGCCATTCGGCCTTGATGCGTGGCCGGCCCAGGTAGCGGCGCATGTGCTTGCCGGCGCCGGTGTAGCGCTTGACGTAGTAGTTGACTCCGTCACGCTCGATGCGGATGACCTCGCTGAGCGGGTCACGCGTGAGGCGTTCGCCCTTGAGGGCAAAGACCGCATCAAGGCTGCCGAAGTCCGACGCCAGATGTTCGTAGCCAGGCGCCAGTGTCCAACCCGCCATCAGAGTGCATCCCCATAGCGTTGCTTGCGATCGTAGAGTTTCTGCGCCTTGCGTTCGAGCCAGGCGAGCAGCGCGGCCTCCTCGACCAGAACCTGGCGCAACGGGCGCTGGAAATAACCGCGCAGGAAGCGCAGCTTGTCGCGTTGGGTCAGGCCGATATCCAGCGCCGAGAAGTACAGCGCGGCCAGGTCCTTGTCGCGCCAGCGCCGGCTGATTTTCGCCCGGGTCTGCGCGCGATGCAGGTCAATCACCGACAGTTTGAAGTCTTCCGGCGTCACCGGCCGGTCAGTGTGCAGCAGGAAATGGCAAATGTAGCAGTCGCGGTGGTTGACCCCGGCGCGGTGCATACCGCCGGTCATCTTCGCCACTTCAGCGATCAGCGCGTGCTTCAGGCGTGGCTCGGGCGGATGCTTGACCCAGTCGATGCTGAAGTCTTCCAGGCTGATGGTCGGCGCCAGCTCTTCGGTGATGATGAACGAGTGCTGGCTGGCCGGGTTGCTGCCACGCTCGCCATAGGCGACGGCGGTCATGGTCGGCACGCCCACTTCATGCAGGCGCTGGATGGCCTGCCATTCCTGGCCGGCACCGAGTACCGGCAGTTTGGCGGTGAGCAGGTTCTTGAAGATCTCGCCCCAGCCGATGCCGCGGTGGATCTTGACGAAAAAGCCTTCGCCGTCGACCTCGGTACGCAGCGTGCGGCGGCCTTCGAGCTCGCGATAGACCTCGCCTTGCAGCGCTTCCACGGCATCGAAGGCATCACGCCCGGCCCACAGGCGCTTGAAGGGCTCGGCCAATATCAGCTTCATGGGTTCTCCTGCCCCAGGATCACATCGGCAGCACGCTGCGGCATGCTGTACAGGTCGGCGCTGTCGGCAAAGGCCAGGCCATTGCGCGACCAGTCGGCGCGGGCCTGCGGGTCTTCGAGCATGCGCTGCAGGTAGCCATTGAGCTGTTCTTGTTCGAACGGCTCGTCCAGTACCAGGCCGCTGTCGGCCTCGGCGATGTAATGGGCATAACCACAGACCTTGGACACCAGCACCGGCAGGCCGGCTACCAATGCCTCGAGCAGCACCGTGCCAGTGTTCTCGTTGTAGGCCGGATGGATCAGCAGGTCGGCGCCCAGCAGGAACCGCGGGATGTCGCTGCGGCCCTTGAGGAACTGCACCTGCTCGCCCAGGCCCAGTGTGGCGCTCTGCAGCTGGAAGACCTTGGGGTCGTCCTGGCCGATGACCATCAATTTCGTGCGCTTGCGCAGCGCCGAAGGCAGTGCGGCCAGCGCCTTGAGGCTGCGGTCGACGCCCTTGGTCTTGAAGCCCGAACCGATCTGCACCAGCAGCAGGTCGTCATCGCCCAGGTTGAATTCCTTGCGGAACTCGGCGCGGATTTCGGCGGCATTGGCCGGCGCGCGGCGGTCCTGGGAGATGCCTGGCGGCAGCAGGTGGAAGCGTTCCACGGGGGTGCCGTAGTGCTTGATGAACAGCGGCTGCTGCACTTCGGAAATCATCAGTACTTCGGTGCGCGCGTCCTTGGCGAACACGGCCCGCTCGTACTCGGCGAAGTGCCGGTAACGGCCCCAGCGGCGGTACAGGCCGCCACGCAGGGTCTGTGCCTTGTCTTCGAAGCAGCCGTCGGCGGCGTAGTACACGTCCAGCCCCGGCATCTTGTTGAAGCCGATCAGGCGGTCGACCGGGCGCTTGGCCAGGTCCGCTTCCATCCAGGCGCTGAGTTTCTCGTTGCGCCGGTGGTTGAAGATCGCCTTGACCGGCGCCACCAGCACCTCGAAGCCCGGCGGAATGTCACCCTCCCAGATCAGCGTGTACACGCGGATCTGGTGGCCCCGCTTCTGGCACTCCAGGGCAATGCGCATGAAATCGCGCTGCAGCCCGCCGAAGGGGAAGTATTTGTAAAGCACGAAAGCCAGTTGCATCAACGAACATCCTCAGCCAGCAGCAGCGCGCTCAGGCGGCTCGCTACATGCTCGGGATTCAGGCGAGTGAAGCACAGCGGCCACTCGCGTTTCAGATCGAACCGGCGCTGGTCGTCAGCGCTCGGTTTGTAGGTGCACTTCTTCTGCAGGCACGGTGCACATGGGAAATCGCTGGCCTGATGGACCTGCACGCGGCCGTAGGCACCGGTCAGGCCCGGGTTGGTCGGGCCGAACAGCGAAATGGTCGGCACATCCAGCGCTGCAGCCAGGTGGCCGAGGCCGGTATCCACCGCCACACAGGCCTTGGCCGCCGCCAGCACACGGGCGACGCCGGCAAGGTTCAATTTGGGGAGCACCTGGCAGTTGTTCAAGCCCTGGGCGATGCGCTCGGCGCGAGCCTTCTCGGCCGGGTTGCCCCACGGCAGGCGTACCTGCAGCTTGCGCCGGCCCAGGCGCTCGGCCAGTTCGCGCCAGTAGGCTTCGGGCCAGTGCTTGGTCGCCCAGGTCGTGCCGTGCAGGAACACCACGTAAGGCGCAGCCGGCGGCAGTTGCAGGCGGTCGAGGTCGAGGCCGTAGTGGCCGATGCCTTCCGGCAGGTCGTAGGCCAGGGCCATGGCGAACAGCTGGCGCACACGTTCAACGGCGTGCTGGCCGACGGCAACCGACAGCGGCCGGTCATAGAAGCGGCTGGCCCAGCCTTCACGGGC contains:
- a CDS encoding lipopolysaccharide kinase InaA family protein; its protein translation is MAGWTLAPGYEHLASDFGSLDAVFALKGERLTRDPLSEVIRIERDGVNYYVKRYTGAGKHMRRYLGRPRIKAEWQNLKQFAKWEIPTAEVVAWGLERKGLAFGRGAMITRELPRTEDLSALAERNDPRLADRAWVDKLSRQLARHTRVMHEHRFAHNDLKWRNLLVDDMGTLFFIDCPTGDFWRGFMWRHRMIKDLACLDKVAKYHLSATQRLRFYLQYRGRQRLNVRDKRRIRQVLSFFEGRE
- a CDS encoding lipopolysaccharide kinase InaA family protein, whose product is MRLSELKDAGRSPSLPLSITLADAAGTADLQLLSLLRVLPGQRYVGAGIWRGTPVLAKLLVGASAARHFQRELDGVKLLAKEGLTTPQLLADGLKEGEGGWLLFEFLDGAESLADAWASVESLPVLADEQHLVLGEALTAVAQMHAHGLWQEDLHLDNLLRHGGKLYLIDGAGIKAETPGQQLSRPRVLENLGVFFAQLPKRLEPFIEELLVHYLLANAEHALPMEALQKQVDKVRSWRQKDYLEKAGRECSLFSVERSLSGLRAIRRSEVGAMLPVLEQADTLIDKGHLYKTGGAASVARIEVNGRQLVLKRYNIKNTAHWFKRFWRPSRAWHSWIEGLRLEFLDIATPRPLAVLEQRVMGLRSRAYLVTEFVDGPDLTACFAPYVENGDAPEEQVDALVHVMQQLIRERISHGDFKGHNLFWHNGQWSLIDLDAMCQHATQLSFAPAYARDRARLLRNWPSGSALHQRLDRLLPRLGE
- the rfaP gene encoding lipopolysaccharide core heptose(I) kinase RfaP, with protein sequence MKLILAEPFKRLWAGRDAFDAVEALQGEVYRELEGRRTLRTEVDGEGFFVKIHRGIGWGEIFKNLLTAKLPVLGAGQEWQAIQRLHEVGVPTMTAVAYGERGSNPASQHSFIITEELAPTISLEDFSIDWVKHPPEPRLKHALIAEVAKMTGGMHRAGVNHRDCYICHFLLHTDRPVTPEDFKLSVIDLHRAQTRAKISRRWRDKDLAALYFSALDIGLTQRDKLRFLRGYFQRPLRQVLVEEAALLAWLERKAQKLYDRKQRYGDAL
- a CDS encoding lipopolysaccharide kinase InaA family protein; this translates as MTDYLASADVALLKRHGLNDFEALWALQLDAVDEPNTGRGGWSSVYRLELEGKGYYLKRQSDYLTRTLHRPFGEPTFAREFRNISRYQKLRIPALQAVFYGERKQNGQHRAILMTRALDEWSDLEGLLAQWPQLADDARAGILKACGQLARTLHAAGQVHGCFYPKHIFLRQRREGWEAQLIDLEKTRPLLFGMRDRLRDLEPLLRRARAWSEAQVRQLLAAYLQQPANSALVDTWLQRLTQRRREKEAR
- the waaC gene encoding lipopolysaccharide heptosyltransferase I, whose amino-acid sequence is MRVLIIKTSSLGDVIHTLPALTDAAHAIPGIRFDWVVEEGFAEIPSWHPAVDQVIPVAIRRWRKNIWQTIKSGEWKAFKQRVRERKYDLVIDAQGLVKSAWLTRYVKAPVAGLDRYSAREGWASRFYDRPLSVAVGQHAVERVRQLFAMALAYDLPEGIGHYGLDLDRLQLPPAAPYVVFLHGTTWATKHWPEAYWRELAERLGRRKLQVRLPWGNPAEKARAERIAQGLNNCQVLPKLNLAGVARVLAAAKACVAVDTGLGHLAAALDVPTISLFGPTNPGLTGAYGRVQVHQASDFPCAPCLQKKCTYKPSADDQRRFDLKREWPLCFTRLNPEHVASRLSALLLAEDVR
- a CDS encoding glycosyltransferase family 4 protein, with product MQLAFVLYKYFPFGGLQRDFMRIALECQKRGHQIRVYTLIWEGDIPPGFEVLVAPVKAIFNHRRNEKLSAWMEADLAKRPVDRLIGFNKMPGLDVYYAADGCFEDKAQTLRGGLYRRWGRYRHFAEYERAVFAKDARTEVLMISEVQQPLFIKHYGTPVERFHLLPPGISQDRRAPANAAEIRAEFRKEFNLGDDDLLLVQIGSGFKTKGVDRSLKALAALPSALRKRTKLMVIGQDDPKVFQLQSATLGLGEQVQFLKGRSDIPRFLLGADLLIHPAYNENTGTVLLEALVAGLPVLVSKVCGYAHYIAEADSGLVLDEPFEQEQLNGYLQRMLEDPQARADWSRNGLAFADSADLYSMPQRAADVILGQENP